The following proteins come from a genomic window of Astatotilapia calliptera chromosome 11, fAstCal1.2, whole genome shotgun sequence:
- the LOC113032195 gene encoding uncharacterized protein LOC113032195 isoform X1 — translation MTVLWAVFTWAVKGILCTCRFLWICPYNAIRFLPRENPITEGKSHELKQVVGAENNRIAAIPGSPDRTFALQKRLTKTEKEVLSLKTRIACERASWERRFTELKRKQEELHNQLESGVLVKVGSYSDQGESGVDNGEAFEEYSGGLHQRRRSDMSSRSDSYECSLSGSQLSSSSAQSSRPSSSSTSASSVRSWRKSQGPHRVFVPHSPMDLQLGHRVRIMLPSGRISTGIVRFLGHLQGEVDLHLGVELQTPDSGLCDGSHLGHSYFECKPGYGAFVPFHKLLMAWE, via the exons ATGACAGTCCTATGGGCTGTGTTTACGTGGGCAGTCAAAGGGATACTCTGCACCTGCAGGTTCCTTTGG ATATGTCCATACAATGCTATCAGATTCTTACCAAGGGAAAACCCCATTACAGAGGGCAAAAGCCATGAGTTGAAACAAGTTGTGG GTGCCGAAAATAACAGGATTGCCGCCATACCAGGTAGCCCTGACCGTACATTTGCCCTCCAGAAGAGACTGaccaaaactgaaaaagagGTGCTATCACTGAAGACCAGGATTGCTTGTGAGAGAGCATCATGGGAAAGGAGgtttacagagctgaagagaaaacagGAAGAGCTGCATAatcag CTGGAGTCTGGAGTGTTGGTGAAAGTGGGCAGTTACAGTGACCAGGGAGAGTCAGGAGTGGACAATGGAGAAGCATTTGAAGAGTATTCAG GCGGCCTCCATCAGCGCAGAAGGTCTGACATGTCATCAAGAAGTGATAGTTATGAATGCAGTTTGTCAGGCAGCCAGTTATCTTCATCCTCAGCACAGAGTTCAagaccttcctcctcctcaactTCAGCCTCGAG TGTGAGATCATGGAGGAAATCTCAAGGGCCACATCGAGTTTTTGTTCCTCACTCCCCGATGGACTTACAGCTAGGCCATCGGGTCAGGATCATGCTGCCATCTGGGAGGATCAGCACAGGAATAGTTCGTTTCCTCGGTCACCTGCAGGGGGAGGTAGATCTCCACCTTGGAGTTGAGCTGCAAACTCCTGATTCAGGGCTATGTGATGGGAGCCACCTGGGACACAGCTACTTTGAATG caaACCTGGATACGGGGCTTTTGTACCTTTCCACAAACTACTAATGGCATgggagtaa
- the LOC113032195 gene encoding CAP-Gly domain-containing linker protein 2 isoform X2, giving the protein MGCVYVGSQRDTLHLQVPLGAENNRIAAIPGSPDRTFALQKRLTKTEKEVLSLKTRIACERASWERRFTELKRKQEELHNQLESGVLVKVGSYSDQGESGVDNGEAFEEYSGGLHQRRRSDMSSRSDSYECSLSGSQLSSSSAQSSRPSSSSTSASSVRSWRKSQGPHRVFVPHSPMDLQLGHRVRIMLPSGRISTGIVRFLGHLQGEVDLHLGVELQTPDSGLCDGSHLGHSYFECKPGYGAFVPFHKLLMAWE; this is encoded by the exons ATGGGCTGTGTTTACGTGGGCAGTCAAAGGGATACTCTGCACCTGCAGGTTCCTTTGG GTGCCGAAAATAACAGGATTGCCGCCATACCAGGTAGCCCTGACCGTACATTTGCCCTCCAGAAGAGACTGaccaaaactgaaaaagagGTGCTATCACTGAAGACCAGGATTGCTTGTGAGAGAGCATCATGGGAAAGGAGgtttacagagctgaagagaaaacagGAAGAGCTGCATAatcag CTGGAGTCTGGAGTGTTGGTGAAAGTGGGCAGTTACAGTGACCAGGGAGAGTCAGGAGTGGACAATGGAGAAGCATTTGAAGAGTATTCAG GCGGCCTCCATCAGCGCAGAAGGTCTGACATGTCATCAAGAAGTGATAGTTATGAATGCAGTTTGTCAGGCAGCCAGTTATCTTCATCCTCAGCACAGAGTTCAagaccttcctcctcctcaactTCAGCCTCGAG TGTGAGATCATGGAGGAAATCTCAAGGGCCACATCGAGTTTTTGTTCCTCACTCCCCGATGGACTTACAGCTAGGCCATCGGGTCAGGATCATGCTGCCATCTGGGAGGATCAGCACAGGAATAGTTCGTTTCCTCGGTCACCTGCAGGGGGAGGTAGATCTCCACCTTGGAGTTGAGCTGCAAACTCCTGATTCAGGGCTATGTGATGGGAGCCACCTGGGACACAGCTACTTTGAATG caaACCTGGATACGGGGCTTTTGTACCTTTCCACAAACTACTAATGGCATgggagtaa